A region of the Numenius arquata chromosome 2, bNumArq3.hap1.1, whole genome shotgun sequence genome:
gagGACAAATATTTCTATAAGTCTAAGCTTCTCGGAATTCATCATCCTATTGTGGGAATGTAAAATAATGTCAAATTCAAGTATTTTTAGCTTTCAACAGAACAAAATAAGAGAACGGAACCAACACTAATATCTCACGGCCTGTTTTCACTATCTTTATGCTATCTTAGAATATGTAATTCATGATGGTTTACTTTTCAAAACTGCAGATTTACAGAATGAGCATTGAATgattaattaatgttttaatttacCATTTGTACCCTGGAAAATATTAATCATCTAAATAGCTACATGCAGGCCCAAAAACTCAATGTATGTGTGTAATTGATAAATGCATCTTACACATTTAATTTAAGGTACATTTAGCATATATAGTTGTACATCTTGTACTGTAAAACCAGGTCCCTGGGTAGGAGAGATTTGTTTTAGTGTTAAAATTGTTGAaagcattaaaacaaattaaGGTGAAAGATTGACAGCCACATTTACATAGTAGGTAAACTAAACCTATCTAGCCAAGACAAATACAAGATCTTGGCATTGTGTCATGGAACCTTTATGGTATCACTGTGGTTAAGAGCCCAAAATAGAGAGAGAAAGGGGACAGCCAAAAAATTCCTTAATGAAGCGTATTCAGGAGAGTACTATATTTCCCGTAAAAGCTGAGCCCTTTTCCCTAGTTGTTCGGTTCTGAATTGTGTTGCTCTGCAAGGATCTTTTTAAGCCGAGCTACTCAGTTCTCACTGTGTTTTTTACAAGGGAGTGAAGATGTGCAGAAAGTAAACTGCTAGAATTTTGTTTCTGGACTTTTAGAATAGGATCTCATCTTCCTAAATCCTATATAAATAAGGGGTCAGGTGACATTTATATTTCACAAATTAAGCCAGCCCAACTATTTGCCAGGATTCCTTTAAACAATGTCTCCTAATCTAACCTGAAAGCTCCCCAGGTAAGCTCCCTATGCTTTAGCTGCCTGCGTATACACAGAAATGCCTATTTAAATAAGAGATGCAATTTCTCCCACTGAGAGGTCTAGGCAGGCAATTCTAGGCTTCTACAGGAGGTGCAGAGTTCCTGCCCCTAAGTCTGTTtcatgcttggtttttttttcaccaggaatGATGTAGAGTAAAATGCATCCCTAGAAGCAGGGTGTGGAACATCTGTGCTGGCCTCTTTGATCCGTCTGCAGTGTCCCTTGGGCTAGCCTGAAGGGCTCACTCATCTGCTTTATTTTAGATTCTTTGGTCTTGCCGAGCTTTTGtggttcctttttaaaaagagtagCAGATACTACTTATAGGGATATATCACTGTCTATTGATCAGGGAACTGTTTGGAAatagaagctttttctttctgtctcaaaGCTTCCTACTCTCTATTACAAGCAGCAACGCAAAAAACAGACAGAGATCACCACTACATGCCAATCTTCAGAAGTGGAAGAGGCAGACTGAACCCTGAGTAAATGTAAATACCTGCCTGCCTTAAGCGGTCTGCATGGCTGTCTGGACCTACCAGTAGAGTATGTGGTGTAGGGTACATAAACTGGACTTCTCTTCAGGTTTTGAAGCATCACCTTTTCTCTAGTCATCATGACGGGAATTTAAGAGCGTGTTTCAGATAAATGGGTTGTTCTTTGGAGCAAGACACCTAGCATTTTAGTAAAGTAGCATCCGAATTAGGCGCACTGGATTGCAGCCTTTGCTAAATGAAGCAATCCACAGGGCTAGTGAATTAGCTCTGCTCGCAGTATACTCCTGGGTTTGCTGGTGATGAACTATACACATGCTTGATGTTTAACAGACCTTGCTTCGTATTAAAACTGAGACATATGGCAGCCATTACTGAAAGAAAGCAACACATTTTTTCACTGTCAGCAGCTCCAATGCTGAAACAGAACAACAGCTCTTGCAACACTCCCAGTTGTCTGTACCTTCTCCCAATTGGTCTTTGTAGTCTTTTTAGCCCTTCTATTCTTTCTTAAGCTTGTGGACTGTTCTAGTCTCAAGCATGTACATCACTGCTCAAGAGATGCTACCACCCTCTGTGGTTGTTGGTGCTCTCCAAGAAATCCTTGGGACTTCTTCTCGCTTGAGATATCTTCCTCAAATTAGAACACTCCCAGCAGTATCTTTTAAAAGGTCTCCAATTCACAATTAATAAATAGTGGGcattctttgtatttttactgTAATAATTTTTCCACTTCCTTTTATTGTCATGCCAATATCTTGCATACTGTTACTTTTGGGGAGATTGTTCATGATCTCAGGAACAGTCTGCATTTCACAAAGTGAAATCAAAAGcttcacaatttaaaaattacttcattaaGACAAAATTCTTAGCCCCAACTTACTGAAAATAAGGCTCTGGAAAGTGTCTCAGGTTGGATACTCAGAGCAAAAAGTCTCCCAAACCATTAGTCATTTTTGAAAATCTTGGCCATGATCTTTTATTAGTCTGTAAAACTTTATCACCATATATTGCACcctttaaataataaatagtaaCACCAGATGATGGAGAACTGAACAAAACAAGTGCATGCTGGAGAATATGTGTGTAATCTTCAAGGTTTCATGGAAAGCAGGCCTTTCTGCAAAGTCTGCTTAAGTACCCAAGCAATCACTTGTTCCTACAGTCATCACACACTTTCCTTCTGATTTTGAggacatttcttatttttttctgctcttcattttcATCAGAAGAAATGGAAATTCATGTTATTGAGAAAGTCTTAGCAAATattcttgctgttttcttctccaaGTGCAGAACTGCTTCTTTGAATGGAATGACAATGGAAGTGTTTGATAAGGATCAAATACCTGGCCTCCAAATCCACAAAGGGCAGACTGTGACATGCCTCTTCCTTGCTGAGCAGTAGTTCACACAAATAGTCCCACTGCCTGTCACAAGGTAACCACCAAGGCCCTCTGCCAGTGACTTCTGTGAAATCATAATGAACATCTGTGCATGATTAGCAGGTTAAAGGGTAAATTCAGACCCCCATGAAACATAAGATAaatcaatctttctttttttgttaaacgTGCAACATCTGGCAACTTGCAATTTAGTGTGTCACAATGGATATCTGCCACCAGGACTCACTATTTTAAATCCTTCAGTATAACATTCATGAAGGCCTCAGGTCGTTTTTTAATGGTAAACAGACCTCAGTGTCTCCATATTCTCTCTACACGCTCTGTGAAGCTTCAACACAAATGCAAGCCAGTTTTACATTGTGGTCTCTGGCTTTTACAAGAATCATAGATTCTTGCACTTCTCATGGTGAAGCCTCCTTAAATCACTCACAGCAGAACACACAACTACTTTAACCTTCATCCAGATGTGCCCCTGCATCTCCCCACCTCTCTTCTGTGGACTCCAGCTGACAAGGCTCCTTGTCATTAATAGGTGGTACCATGTCTGTTTTTCTAGAGGTCAAAGGAAACGCATTAAGGCCTAGGTGTTTAAAGTAAGTAACATTCATAATGGAAAGGTTAATACATTACATCTGATTATTGTGCTTATAATTAGTACATCTGCTTAAAGTGAGAACTTTTATTTTTAGGTATAGATGTAAATTAATTTTGCCTAATTTAAACTTCTGAAATATTCAGCTTGGTATGCATGAAGGAGTCAATTTTAAGCTTGGCTTATAAGAAAGCTCTAATAGTCTCTAAGAGATGTTGAAGTGTCTGGAGTTCTGGCAGAGTGAACCacttaagcactttttttttttttaaggacataCTTAAGCCATGTAAAAATTACAGGTAGTAATGTTgtattttttcctaaacaaaaaacAAGGTAGTACAACcatatattatgaaaaaaaaaaaaaattatgtttaacattagccttgctgaaatcagtggaaggTGAGCATATACTTAAGGGTTGCTTTCCTTTTTTGGATTTCTTATCTTTTTGTCTACTTCTAAACTTCTTTTGAGACTTTCTTAGTTTAGGAAGAAAAGTATTAAACATTATGAATTAAGTTGTTGGatgttttattgttaaaataaattagataaaacggaattaaaattattatataaataatttttaaaactaatatAAACTCATAAAAGGTACCAGgatatattttatgttttcagtatCTTCATTAGCTTTTCCCTTAAAATACTTATGCCATTGTTCTGGTTTTAAACGTGGCTAGTTTTCCTTATATTGTTACTTTAAGTTTGgactaaaaaagaaacaaaaagtcttCCAAAATACTTAATGTGAGAAATATGTGTCTATGTCTTGGATAGCAAGTTAGCTGGAAAGAGTTTACTTTAGATCAATGATAAAACAAGATAATTAATTGGTGCCTTGGTAATTAAAGCCAGACCTCACTGCAGGAGGCACTGGAGAGTATGATAACTTCATAGAAATATATGTAAATTTCTCtctgaacaaaaaggaaaaggtatggtttaatctttaaataaatgaaaatatgttattaaaaaattCTTAGTAAATGCTTTTGCTATCTTCTCCTAATCAAGAATTATGTCTTTAAATGGCATGGCAGCATCTGCATTTaatgaaaatcaaataaaatatttccgtAGAAACAGATGGCActgtttttaattctttgtgGCCAGTTCCGGTATTATGAGAATGAATTATGATGTAAGAGAGCTTTGCATCTAAAGTACCTTCtgacaaaaattttgaaaaaagatacattttgtGTTACCTGTGTCATCTAGACCAGTTCCTCTCATCTGctaaaatgtaaaaatcaaatGCCTTCAGCTCTGTGGCTACTCGATATTAAAGTCAGGATTTCCTGTATTTTCCTGCCTAGGTGCTGAGGTGCCTTAGTTATTTTAGGGGTTAAAAGCTGTAGCCACTGATGCGTATATATTAGGCTGTATTCATAGAACACGGCTTGTAGCCTGACTCAAGCTATTACAGTCTAACAACAGTGACCAATAGAAAGAGAAGAAGATCCAAGAAGGCTGAGGTAAGTCCAAACTCTGAAGCAATGTCAAATTAGGAACAATAGCTTATAAGGTGCGTATGGTAATACATCTGGGAATACTAGCATGTACTTCAAGTTTTATATGTTATTAATTCTTAGGAGAACAGGAAGCAAACACAGTGGTTAGCAGCCAAAGGCTGTGAATTTACAGAGATTTCTAGCTGGCTTCAGATAGCTCCAGGAGTTTGACTAACAAGGTAAAttactttatatttctttctaaaactgTTATTAAGGTTATGAATGTTTACACAGTGAGAAGGTGCCATTTCACTGTGTAAATTAGAGATGCTattctttagaaatattttatttttccttttttggaatGCTTCCAGATAGCAGTTTCTGAGGCTGGAAGATCTGTAGGATACTGCACTTGTTACTTCTAATAACAATGTTGAAAACTATTAAATGACTACATATCATATACAGCGACTTAACTGAGCTCTTAACCTTACTGGTGCACTAACCCTATGAGaggatttactttttatttaaatattatttttgccaAAACTAACGTCCTAATTTTGACCAGAATTTTCACCTCTCAGTCCCTTGCCTCTGCATTACAAAATGGTTGCTAATTTTCATCAGAAAACAAGCAAGTGATAACAGGGTTTGTGAAACACTGTTTTTGTGCtacacaaatatttccttttggacTAAATTGTCAGTAATGATTTTGTTCATTGTTTAATGGTAGTAGAGGCTAAACAAAGCAAATAAGTAGGCAAAATAGATGCAAGATGCATAAGTGTATATGATATAATTTGATCAGGACTTACTTTTTGTGTCATTTAGATCAGGCATGTGTTTTGGCTGTTTGCTTTCGAGAAGGAAATTCATAACTTTGGATATGAGAGGGTGAATGAAGGAGGGGAGTGGATTACTCAAACGTATCCCTTTAAGCTTTTTAAGAACATGCCCAACAAACAGCTGTTAAAACACTCTTTGATCTTTCACTTTTATGTGTTGAGAAAAGACCCTGGATAATCTGATCCAGATGCCATTATAActtaagagagaggaaaaacagaaaagagggtatgattaattttaaaaggaggaaTGTTGAGTACAATAGTATTTATATCATCATGGTATTGATAGCTTTACTGAAGATGGTACATTATATAATGTAGTTTATAGGTCTGTACAGGAAAACTTAAATAAATTTATAAGAAGCATGGATTTAATGTCGGAAAACTGATCTGTGTTTTCAGGTTCTTTGAAATGACACTTGCATGAACATCAGTTAAACTGGTCTTTAAACTGGTAAATGTGGAGTCTAAGTTGAATCAGGAAAATGTTCTTCAACATATAGCACTGAATTGTTTATACAATTTACATTACTGCTCAGTTTTTCTTTAACATGACATAGGTAATATCACAGGAGACAGAATTTGGCTGCTCATAaaggaaatattattttctatgCAATATTGCTTTGTTAATCTAGTATACTGTTAGAGAATTCTGTTGAGAGCGAGCTAattgtttttctccccttccaaGGCAGAAAATGACTCTAAACATCTGTACAGGCCTTTTGCTCTTATTCTTCATCAATTCTGTGTGGACTCGAACTGTGAGACAAGTTTATGATGAGCTGGATCCTGAGCATTGGTCTCACTACACTTCTGAGTGTCCACAAGAGTGCTTTTGTCCTCCTAGTTTCCCCAATGCACTATACTGTGATAACAAAGGACTTAAAGAAATACCTGCAATTCCAGCAAGAATTTGGTACCTTTATCTTCAAAACAATCTAATTGAAACCATTTCAGAGAAGCCTTTTGTGAATGCCACTCATCTGAGATGGATAAATCTGAACAAGAATAAGATCACCAACGGTGGAATTGAGAGTGGTGCGCTGAGCAAGCTGAAAAGGCTGCTTTACTTATTCCTTGAAGATAACGAGTTGGAAGAGGTGCCTGCcccattaccagtgggcctggaaCAGCTCAGGCTGGCTAGAAACAAAATCTCCAGAATCCCAGAAGGAGTCTTCAGCAACTTGGAAAACCTTACCATGTTAGATCTTCACCAGAACAGTTTGTTGGACAGCGCTCTTCAAAGTGACACCTTCCAAGGACTCAACAATCTTATGCAACTCAACATAGCAAAAAATTCACTCAAGAAAATGCCTTTAAGCATTCCAGCTAACACATTGCAGCTGTTTTTGGACAACAACTCCATTGAGGTGATACCAGAAAACTACTTCAGTGCAATACCCAAAGTGACTTTCCTTAGGCTGAACTACAATAAATTATCTGATGACGGTATTCCCCCAAATGGGTTTAATGTTTCATCTATTCTAGATCTACAGCTGTCTCACAACCAGCTCACTAAAATTCCACCGATCAATGCTCATCTTGAGCACCTTCACCTTGATCACAACAGAATCAAAAGTAAGTGTTTGTTGTCAGTGTGGGATCCTAAcaagacaattattttaaaatgtctactTAAGTACACAAAATGCTCTTTgaaagaaagagattaaaaacGTGCTGTAGGTTATAGGGACATGAGCAAGAGGACCTCCCACTGGCCAGTTTTCAAGTCAGGTCTAAACTATGACAATCAAATATGTGCATGGAAGTAATACCACATGTGAAAAATGTTCATATGCAAACAGAAATAACACTTTGCAAGAAGATCAGAAATATGAGTGGACTAAGGAGAATTTGTGCATTCACAGTTCACTATATACATCCCAGCAACCATTTTAGAGGAGCAAATTAAGTTTCTCACAGAAAGGCTAGGAGTAACTaagcaagaaacaacaataaaaaaagtgAGTGCAACAAGTTAGGATATTCAACCTACATCTGTATAACTGTTAGATTTTCAAAGTTCCTGGGCACCTTGGAAACTGACAGAATTGGTGTATGCTCAGTTCTTCTGACTATCTCTCTGCCTACCTAAATTGTGGAGTAGAAGCTTAAGGTGAGGTacccttaaaataaaaagttggcTGTAGTGAACACAAACTATTTCAAATATCACTAACTAGAATGGGGCTATTGAATATTTCAGGCTTGAAAAtccttcccatcttttttttattgtgcagAAAATGCTGACACTTGGGTTTAGTTTTTATGAAAAATCTTTTCACTGACTTTACATAAGCTTGTCCTACTAAGGTTTATCTCACCAAATGTCTTCCAACTTTTTATATTTTGAATAAATGAGACAAGATTTTCTACCCATGGCAAAAGAAGCCTGTTGTCAGGTCATAGTTCTGCTTCCAGCACTGCTTCCAGATTCATTCAGGTACAGCAgggatgtggtgcttagggacactgGCTAAAGTATCTGCTTATTAAATCCTACAGACCTTAAATCTTTTGTTTCATGCCAAAAGCCAAAATCAAAGTGATGACTTTCTGTTTATCACTGCACAGAAGGCAAGCGTCTATATTTGTCTTCCTGTCGTGGTGATTTAATTGAATAAATGGTTCCTTATTCCTGTTTTGTGTCACTGTAGTTCACAAATACACTAAAAATAATGATTTGGCTTCTGTATGAAACAAGAACATATCAAAGGAAGACACCTATTAATAATTTAGGTTAATTcactgctttttgaaaaaaaatatgtatgaaaccttgtaaagaaaaatcaattttgtaCAACTGGTACATATTTAAGTGGCCTGTGAGAAGTCTAACTGGAGTTAGGGCTTATGCCATATGTTGTTACTGAACATATTTCATTGCTGCCTGGTTACAAAGggctttattttaattgcttcactGCAGGGCCTCAGGTGCAGACTTTATCTCCTGTCGCTTTAAAAGGACACCAAATTGAAATCAATGGAATGTAACCTGTCCagtttaaaaagtgttttgtgtCTCGGTAGTATTTAAGGAGCTTTCAAATTATCCTCCTTTcctaaatgagttttaaaaaggTTGAAACCATGAAAATCAACCTGTGAGTGTAATATATGCAAACTCAAGTCCTATTTTCCAATGACACATAGGTACCCATGATCCTAAATCAAAACAGTTTTCCACAAGCCTTATATTCCTTAATGCCTTTACCACTTCTCAAATTCATTACTAACTTAAGCACAACGTTGCttttaatctcaaaaaaaaaaaaaaagagtttttattcTTAGTAGCTACATATAAAGtactcaaaaaatatttaaaaagtcaacCTGACATCTTAAATTAAATGCCAGTATTATGTAAGGCACATTCTACCACATACCATAATTGTTCAAGAGGTAAGGGATAATGACAGTCTTCATGAGACACTGCTCTGATTGATGGTATCTCAAAAGACCTTTAGGATTGCAAACAAAGAATGTATTTCCATCAGGCAGAACTAATAAGATGTGACATTAATTCTGCAAATTGTTTTTGTCTTCTTAAACCCAGGAAGCTGACAATTAGTCATTACTTTAAGGTAACAAATGTAAaagattggaaagaaaaataactataaaAGCCTGGATCTGGTTTCTCAAAAAAAGAGTCCTCCTGGAAGTTTATTTTCACATGAGCAGTACAAGCCCTTTTTATAATATTAATTCTCAGATACCTTTGCGCACCTGCCAAttgttgctttattttctctTGGTGATTCATAGTTACACTGCTGGCATTGCAAGAGCTCAGATGTCAAAACTTCCGTGCAAATGCTATTTGCCTACTTTTTATTGTATGTTATTGTATAACATCAGTTCTTCGTGTTAGTCCAAGGCTTTATTAATCCAGAGACCATTTATGAAGATATAAGGCAATATCCTGAAGACCAGTGAAGTCAATGTTAGTCATTGGTCTCAGTGGAACCAGGATTTCACCTGTGGTCCCTTCCTCAAGGTTCTCAATGAGTAGAGGAAAAAAACTACTTGAAAGCTGGAAGCAAAATCAACATAAACCCAAAAGTAATTATGGCTACAACAGATATGCACCACACTTGTTCCATGGCATtttaaaacacatgtatttacatatttatgtatgAGATAATAAATGCAAGGCTCTGGGCAGATGTCAAATGATGGAAAAGGGAGTGTTAGGGGAAGCAAAAAGAGGTGAAGGCATGAAACGATGATGTAGCAAGTGAGCTAGAGTAAGCAAGTGGTATTACAGTGCTGTCATCAAAGGAGTGATAAAAGGTAGTGAACAGTAAGTTTCCTTAGAAGAACACAGGAGATTGGGATAGTTCCTCTGAGCTAATATTATTCCATATGTAGAAAAAGGGAGAAGTTCTTGGGCCAGGTAGCGATGCCGGTTTATCAGAATCCATTTTAGgatatttggaaagaaatggtTGAAGTTACAGATCCGGACTTACTGACAGACCCCTGTGCTATAGCTGGCACTGGCTTCTTTGCTGGAAGAGCCCAGAAAGGTACAGATTTCCAGACTGATCCACAGTTGCTGAACTTAAATATTAagtgaaaaggagaaagggagtccAACTATTCAAGTTGGACTACAGTGAATGCAGATAGAGGTTACAAGAATAGAACAGAAATACCCTCTCAGACATATATATCAGAACACATCTATCTTCTAGATTAACttattttctgaatgtttctAAATTATGAGTTTTATTGGAAAAGAAACAGGATCATCCGTGGTTCTTCAGCAGATATACAGTATTAACCATTAATGGGatgctcattttttaattttacatcaTTTGTAATATTGACAAATGGAATTAATCCTATTTGAATTAGCCATTCTAGATTTTTGTATCTAGTTTGGGTTATCCAGACCACCTACTCGATTAATGGAAAGAGATACACAATTGCAGAGGGAAAATCATCCCAGCTTAAGGAGTTGTGAATCACCTTTTGGAAGCATTCATCTCTCTCCAGAGTTTATAAACAGAGTCTAAATGGTTTACTTAGACTGACACTTACCCTCTACATGGATCAGTTTAGGCAGGGTGAATTGTGTAAGTGGATTGCCCTGTCCCTCTTGCTTAAGCAAAATTCAGCAATATACCATGAAGAGGATtgcaacaaaacaggaaatagAAAGGCTTTTACTCCTCTGATAGTTTGGGTAGGATTTACTGTTCATGGGAggagaacaataaaaaaacaaaccacttcaTACCACACATCATCAAGAAATAACTTCTTCATAGGTGGCCTGTGGTTTGATAACTGCTGCCTCACTTTAAGGTTGAAGTAATTAACCCAGTGAAAACTAGTGCAGTGGGATAGTTTCTAGGTCAGAGAAAAGAGATTTAGAACACACTTGAAGCCGTGTTGTCTCCTAAGGACAGTAATGCTGACCTGAAAAGGCAGATATTTTCTGCTACATAGTGTTGATTCACTTGTAAAACTTTTAATAACTGCTTTCATAAGGAAAACTCATTCTCAAGTTTCCTACTTTGTAGTTTCACACATAAAAATAAGTTGTAGCTTGTTTCTTCCAAGGacataaaatgttttacaaatattaatcAAATTTCACAATATAAGCAAAGACATTTTGATATCATGGATATGACAAAAGTTTTAGGCACTGGCCAACTGGACATATTTATCTAGTTTCCACGACAAATATAAAGTCCATTTCCAAGATGTTGTAAACATCTGAGCAGTTTTTCAAAATAgggtggttttttcttcttttttggggaaaaaaaataatgtgggtttttttcatcataaCATTTAATCAGTTTTGAGGATTGTAATCAAAAGATGTGTACATATTATCATTGCTAAATATAAGGGGAGAAAATTT
Encoded here:
- the KERA gene encoding keratocan; translated protein: MTLNICTGLLLLFFINSVWTRTVRQVYDELDPEHWSHYTSECPQECFCPPSFPNALYCDNKGLKEIPAIPARIWYLYLQNNLIETISEKPFVNATHLRWINLNKNKITNGGIESGALSKLKRLLYLFLEDNELEEVPAPLPVGLEQLRLARNKISRIPEGVFSNLENLTMLDLHQNSLLDSALQSDTFQGLNNLMQLNIAKNSLKKMPLSIPANTLQLFLDNNSIEVIPENYFSAIPKVTFLRLNYNKLSDDGIPPNGFNVSSILDLQLSHNQLTKIPPINAHLEHLHLDHNRIKSVNGTQICPVSIAVEEDYGFYGNIPRLRYLRLDGNEIQPPIPLDIMICFRLLQAVVI